One Lottiidibacillus patelloidae DNA window includes the following coding sequences:
- a CDS encoding DEAD/DEAH box helicase, whose translation MKKFSDFNLSKELEKAITAMGFEEATPIQAESIPIAFTGKDLIGQAQTGTGKTTAFGIPLLENVDMSNNGIQGIVIAPTRELAVQVAEELNKIGSVKGVFTLPIYGGQEISRQIRSLKKRPQIIAATPGRLIDHIRRKTIKLDNINTVVLDEADEMLNMGFIEDIEAILAEITSDSHQTLLFSATMPPRIRSLAERFMDNPEYVKVKAKEMTVKNIDQTYIEVRENQKFDVLNRLLDIQSPELAIVFGRTKKRVDELVEGLKKRGYSAEGIHGDLSQAKRDQVIRQFKEQMVDIMVATDVAARGLDISGVSHVYNFDIPQDPESYVHRIGRTGRAGKKGLAVTLVTPREVNHLKSIEQLTKKKMVKEPIPSYEDVIAGHKQEAINSLTKIVEENSYSEYKGIAETLLNDVDSIDLVAAALKLLTKEPDQTPVKLTDIAPLRSKGPRNDRGGSRGRNDRRRPGGRNDRGGRSGGDRDRNRGERSRNDRSRNDRARKSKTSK comes from the coding sequence TTGAAAAAATTTTCAGATTTTAATTTAAGTAAAGAGTTAGAAAAAGCAATTACAGCAATGGGGTTTGAGGAAGCAACACCAATTCAAGCAGAGTCTATTCCGATCGCTTTTACAGGGAAAGACTTAATTGGTCAAGCGCAAACAGGAACAGGGAAAACTACTGCGTTTGGTATTCCATTATTAGAAAATGTTGATATGAGCAATAATGGCATCCAAGGAATTGTAATTGCTCCAACTCGTGAACTTGCAGTTCAGGTTGCCGAAGAATTAAACAAAATTGGAAGTGTAAAAGGAGTATTTACATTACCAATCTATGGTGGACAAGAAATTAGTCGTCAAATTCGTTCTCTTAAAAAGAGACCACAAATTATTGCAGCTACTCCTGGCCGCTTAATCGACCATATCCGTAGAAAAACAATCAAATTAGATAATATTAATACTGTAGTCCTTGATGAAGCGGATGAAATGTTAAACATGGGCTTTATCGAAGATATCGAAGCAATTTTAGCTGAGATAACTTCTGATAGTCATCAAACATTATTATTCTCTGCAACAATGCCACCAAGAATTAGATCTTTAGCTGAACGCTTTATGGATAATCCTGAGTATGTAAAAGTTAAAGCGAAAGAAATGACAGTTAAAAATATCGATCAAACGTATATCGAAGTGCGTGAAAATCAAAAGTTCGATGTATTAAATCGTCTTTTAGATATCCAATCACCAGAATTAGCAATCGTATTTGGACGTACAAAAAAGCGTGTAGATGAATTAGTTGAAGGGCTTAAAAAACGTGGTTATTCTGCTGAGGGAATTCACGGTGATTTATCGCAAGCCAAGCGTGATCAAGTTATCCGTCAATTTAAAGAGCAAATGGTTGATATCATGGTAGCGACAGATGTTGCAGCACGTGGTTTGGATATTAGCGGAGTATCACACGTATACAACTTTGACATTCCTCAAGACCCTGAAAGTTATGTTCACCGTATCGGAAGAACAGGACGTGCAGGTAAAAAAGGTCTTGCTGTAACATTAGTAACACCAAGAGAAGTAAATCACTTAAAATCAATCGAGCAATTAACGAAAAAGAAAATGGTTAAAGAACCAATTCCTAGCTATGAAGATGTTATTGCAGGACATAAGCAAGAAGCAATCAATAGCTTAACGAAAATTGTCGAAGAAAATAGCTATTCTGAATACAAAGGTATTGCTGAAACGTTATTAAATGATGTAGACTCAATTGATTTAGTAGCAGCAGCCCTAAAATTATTAACGAAAGAACCTGATCAAACACCTGTAAAACTTACAGACATCGCTCCACTTCGCTCTAAAGGTCCACGTAACGATCGTGGTGGTAGCAGAGGAAGAAATGACCGTCGTCGCCCGGGTGGAAGAAATGATCGCGGTGGAAGAAGCGGCGGAGATCGTGATCGAAATAGAGGCGAACGTAGCCGTAATGATCGTAGTCGTAATGATAGAGCTAGAAAAAGCAAAACAAGTAAATAA
- a CDS encoding DEAD/DEAH box helicase encodes MKRKQTLEEIITEMKNDNKLNRNIVRWQTLDSKPAKFKPFPSEINDTLRRALENRGISSLYSHQTEALELAIEKKNFVAVTPTASGKTLCYNLPVLQEVMENMESRALYIFPTKALAQDQKSELNEIIAEMGVPINSYTYDGDTPANIRQKVRKAGHIVITNPDMLHSAVLPHHTKWVSLFENLKYVVIDELHTYRGVFGSHVANVIRRLKRICNFYGSNPKFICTSATIANPKELAEHLTGTKMKLIDQNGAPSGKKHFVFYNPPVVNEPLNIRRSATLEVKNIANTLLANDVQTIVFARSRVRVEILLNYLQQSVKNELGPKSIRGYRGGYLPKQRREIEAGLRSGEIKGVVSTNALELGVDIGQLQACIMTGYPGSIASTWQQAGRAGRRQDEALIILVASSSPLDQYIIQHPEYFLNRPPETARINPDNIIILVDHVKCAAFELPFSEGETFDGQDIEEVLEFLAEEQILHKQSSKWFWMNDSFPAHNISLRSASQENVVIIDQSITGNHQVIGEMDRFSAMTLLHDEAIYLHQGVQYQVELLDWEEKKAFVREVAVDYFTDANLAVQLKVLDEELKVQMGNFTNSFGEVSVHAMATIFKKIKFETHENIGSGPIHLPEEEMHTNACWISFDSDNISSASNEQIERGLVGIANVLRHVAPLFIMCDTNDLYVVPQMKAIHSNQPTIFLYDRYPGGVGLSENVHKQIKEILHQVESVMKNCPCQKGCPSCTELGNKGDAKKLLGHISSVAN; translated from the coding sequence ATGAAAAGAAAACAAACGTTAGAAGAAATTATTACGGAAATGAAAAATGATAATAAATTAAATAGAAATATAGTCCGCTGGCAAACACTTGACTCTAAACCTGCGAAATTCAAACCTTTTCCAAGTGAAATAAATGATACACTGCGAAGAGCATTAGAAAATAGAGGAATATCATCATTGTATAGCCATCAAACGGAAGCGTTAGAATTAGCGATAGAGAAGAAGAACTTTGTTGCCGTTACTCCTACTGCATCTGGAAAAACGCTTTGTTATAACCTCCCTGTACTGCAGGAAGTGATGGAAAACATGGAAAGTAGGGCACTTTATATCTTCCCAACTAAAGCATTGGCTCAAGATCAAAAAAGTGAACTAAACGAAATCATAGCTGAAATGGGTGTACCAATAAATAGTTATACATATGATGGTGACACACCAGCAAACATTAGACAAAAAGTTAGAAAGGCCGGTCATATCGTAATTACAAATCCAGATATGTTACATTCTGCTGTCCTGCCTCATCATACGAAATGGGTATCGCTTTTTGAGAACTTAAAATATGTGGTTATCGATGAATTACATACATATCGAGGAGTGTTTGGAAGTCATGTTGCAAATGTAATCCGCCGCTTAAAGAGAATTTGTAATTTTTACGGAAGTAACCCAAAATTTATTTGTACATCTGCAACGATTGCAAACCCTAAAGAACTTGCAGAACATTTAACGGGTACTAAAATGAAACTAATTGACCAAAATGGTGCCCCTTCAGGAAAGAAGCATTTTGTTTTCTATAACCCGCCAGTAGTAAACGAACCGTTAAATATTCGTCGTAGTGCAACGTTGGAAGTGAAAAATATAGCAAATACATTGTTAGCTAATGATGTTCAAACGATAGTGTTTGCTAGAAGTCGAGTTAGAGTAGAAATACTATTAAATTACTTACAACAGTCCGTGAAAAACGAGTTAGGGCCTAAATCGATTAGAGGATACCGTGGTGGATACTTACCAAAGCAAAGAAGAGAGATTGAAGCTGGGTTAAGGTCAGGAGAAATTAAAGGAGTAGTAAGTACGAATGCGTTAGAATTAGGTGTAGATATCGGACAACTACAAGCTTGTATTATGACCGGTTATCCTGGATCGATTGCTAGTACTTGGCAGCAAGCAGGGCGGGCTGGTAGAAGGCAAGATGAAGCCTTAATAATCTTAGTAGCAAGTTCTTCGCCACTAGACCAATATATTATTCAACATCCTGAGTATTTTCTTAATCGGCCACCAGAAACAGCTAGAATTAACCCAGACAATATCATTATTTTAGTTGATCATGTTAAATGCGCAGCATTTGAGTTGCCTTTTTCTGAAGGAGAAACATTCGACGGACAAGATATAGAAGAGGTGCTCGAGTTTCTCGCAGAGGAACAAATACTACACAAGCAATCTAGTAAGTGGTTCTGGATGAATGATTCATTTCCAGCACATAACATTAGTTTAAGATCTGCTTCCCAAGAAAATGTTGTAATCATCGACCAATCAATAACAGGAAATCATCAAGTAATTGGTGAAATGGACCGATTCAGCGCAATGACTCTACTACATGATGAAGCAATTTATTTACATCAAGGTGTTCAATATCAGGTTGAGTTATTAGATTGGGAAGAAAAAAAGGCATTCGTTAGAGAAGTTGCTGTTGATTATTTTACTGATGCAAATCTTGCTGTTCAGTTAAAAGTTTTGGATGAAGAACTTAAGGTACAAATGGGTAACTTCACAAATAGTTTTGGTGAAGTATCTGTACATGCAATGGCAACAATTTTTAAGAAAATTAAATTTGAAACACATGAAAATATTGGCTCTGGTCCAATTCACCTACCAGAAGAAGAAATGCATACAAATGCATGTTGGATTTCATTTGATAGTGATAATATTTCGTCAGCATCCAATGAGCAAATTGAAAGAGGTTTAGTTGGAATAGCTAATGTTCTTCGTCATGTTGCACCATTATTTATTATGTGTGATACAAATGACCTTTATGTTGTACCACAAATGAAAGCAATTCATTCCAATCAACCTACTATTTTCTTATATGATCGATATCCAGGCGGTGTTGGCCTTAGTGAGAATGTACATAAACAAATTAAAGAAATCTTGCACCAAGTTGAATCCGTTATGAAAAACTGTCCATGCCAAAAAGGGTGTCCTTCATGCACTGAACTTGGGAATAAAGGCGATGCAAAAAAACTGTTAGGACATATAAGTTCAGTTGCTAACTAA
- a CDS encoding sensor domain-containing phosphodiesterase, whose translation MPLFQKNHLYFMPEAEKILEHLGSLIKANTIFLASNDLKTNKIIKVLNKAEILVQEGSIPFQDSYCSTVVNNETSATVIKDTALHLKTKNMPPTKTIGPSCFVGFPIKLRNGELFGTLCAMDRNLIFTKEELDLIVTVAKFLGYLIDLERDMYVDQVTGLNTKRFLEMYFEALPAKNKKNISIFLINIDRFKFVNTTEAVGDHLLSAIAERLNNISNNKGLVIRLYGDEFLIVHFGLTTNHERSLYAEQLLETIAKPIQMKYQTLNLSARIGISSYNGDEKTNLDTVIQQATFAMDEITGKRSKRYLLCTENIILKKERHMWIEANLINELEENKFEMYYQPQFGLESNNITGFESLIRWNTEKYGFISPAEFIPIAESTGHIIPLGNWIFSTVCKQMSEWNKLYGTNYSIAINISPAQLNHYGQYVDMLDDILIKYGILPEQLHFEITETSFLHLSDQIVPLLEKIKNKGIHIALDDFGTGYSSVLYLRDLPINIIKIDRVFVKELTINERDKKIIKTLIELARSLRIQVVAEGIEDEVTLHHLKSLGCHSAQGYLLGKPMESVAAEKLLTENLKN comes from the coding sequence ATGCCACTCTTTCAAAAGAATCATTTATATTTTATGCCTGAAGCAGAAAAGATACTAGAGCATTTAGGATCTCTAATAAAAGCTAATACAATTTTCCTTGCAAGCAATGATTTAAAAACAAATAAAATAATAAAAGTGCTTAATAAAGCCGAAATACTTGTTCAAGAAGGATCTATTCCATTTCAAGATTCCTACTGTTCAACTGTAGTTAATAATGAAACAAGCGCAACAGTTATAAAGGATACTGCACTACATTTAAAGACAAAGAACATGCCACCAACAAAAACAATTGGACCTAGTTGTTTTGTAGGTTTTCCTATCAAGTTAAGAAATGGAGAATTGTTTGGAACTCTTTGTGCTATGGATCGTAACCTCATATTTACTAAAGAAGAATTAGACTTAATTGTTACAGTTGCCAAATTTCTCGGTTATTTAATTGATTTAGAACGAGATATGTATGTAGATCAAGTAACGGGATTAAACACAAAGAGATTCTTGGAAATGTATTTTGAGGCGCTCCCAGCCAAAAACAAAAAAAACATCTCTATCTTTTTAATAAATATAGACCGTTTTAAGTTTGTAAATACAACTGAAGCAGTTGGTGATCACTTATTATCTGCCATCGCAGAACGACTAAACAATATTAGTAACAATAAAGGGTTAGTTATCCGATTGTATGGAGATGAATTTTTAATTGTTCATTTTGGATTAACAACTAATCATGAGCGTAGTCTGTACGCTGAACAGTTACTAGAAACAATAGCTAAACCAATTCAAATGAAATACCAAACCCTTAATTTATCAGCTAGAATTGGCATCAGTTCGTATAATGGTGATGAAAAAACAAATCTGGATACTGTAATTCAACAAGCCACATTTGCAATGGATGAAATTACTGGTAAACGAAGTAAACGATATCTTTTGTGTACTGAGAATATCATCCTTAAGAAAGAGCGTCACATGTGGATAGAAGCTAATTTGATTAATGAATTAGAAGAAAATAAGTTTGAGATGTATTACCAACCTCAATTTGGATTAGAGTCAAACAATATTACGGGATTCGAATCTTTAATTCGTTGGAATACAGAAAAGTATGGTTTCATTTCTCCAGCTGAGTTTATTCCAATTGCAGAGTCTACGGGACATATTATTCCGTTAGGAAACTGGATCTTTAGTACAGTGTGCAAACAAATGTCAGAATGGAACAAGTTATATGGGACTAATTATTCTATTGCAATTAACATATCACCTGCACAGCTTAATCATTATGGTCAGTATGTAGATATGCTTGATGATATATTAATAAAATATGGTATTCTGCCAGAGCAATTACATTTTGAAATAACGGAAACGTCATTCCTTCATTTATCAGATCAAATCGTACCTTTATTAGAGAAAATAAAAAATAAAGGTATTCATATTGCTTTAGACGATTTTGGAACGGGGTATTCATCTGTCTTATATTTACGTGATTTACCAATTAATATAATAAAAATTGATCGTGTGTTTGTAAAAGAACTAACTATAAATGAAAGAGACAAAAAAATTATTAAAACACTTATTGAACTAGCTAGGTCTCTTCGAATACAAGTTGTTGCTGAAGGAATAGAGGATGAGGTTACACTACACCATCTTAAATCGCTTGGATGCCATAGTGCTCAAGGATACCTTTTAGGAAAACCAATGGAGTCGGTTGCAGCTGAGAAACTATTAACTGAAAACCTAAAAAATTAA
- a CDS encoding ABC transporter permease subunit → MYLKVFKNSIGFLLTILGFFMIGSMPYLFFRMDALREIIVMLDTGQLRNTLFIYEKMDIYVSEYILHMVETVKDIVNITEYKYYSYGNYYSLFPQFWDDYKYSMTILGTSLLLGLSFSILFTLFLMLLPTQFRNMISKFMYIFESFPDILIILLLQYCFILIYQKTNILVFDIYSFGDKQPYALPIFCLSIFPTIFMSRYLLQVFQEEDNRHYVELAKGKGLKRSRILLVHVLRNCLITLLGQGRVFFWLALSNLLIMEIIFMMNGFLNFMLINGPKNPELITFGLIMIYIPFYLFFALLKFTTSYFNREGVEGGLSSS, encoded by the coding sequence TTGTATTTGAAAGTTTTTAAAAATAGTATTGGATTTTTATTAACAATCCTTGGATTTTTTATGATTGGATCAATGCCATACTTATTTTTCCGGATGGATGCATTACGTGAAATAATCGTTATGCTAGATACGGGACAATTACGTAACACACTGTTTATTTATGAAAAAATGGATATTTATGTAAGTGAATACATTTTACATATGGTTGAAACTGTAAAAGATATTGTAAATATTACTGAATATAAATACTACTCCTATGGAAACTACTATTCTTTGTTCCCGCAATTTTGGGACGACTATAAATATTCGATGACTATTTTAGGTACTTCTCTGTTATTAGGGTTATCATTTTCTATTCTTTTCACGCTCTTCTTAATGTTACTTCCAACTCAATTCCGGAATATGATCTCAAAATTTATGTATATATTTGAATCATTTCCAGATATTTTAATCATTTTGTTATTACAATATTGTTTTATCCTTATCTATCAAAAAACGAACATATTAGTATTTGATATTTATTCCTTTGGTGACAAACAACCATATGCCTTGCCGATTTTTTGTTTATCTATTTTTCCTACTATATTTATGTCAAGATACTTACTCCAAGTGTTTCAAGAAGAAGATAATAGACATTATGTAGAACTTGCTAAAGGGAAAGGATTAAAAAGAAGTAGGATATTACTTGTACATGTTTTAAGAAATTGTTTAATTACACTGTTAGGGCAAGGGAGAGTTTTTTTCTGGCTCGCTTTGTCGAACCTATTAATTATGGAAATTATTTTTATGATGAATGGCTTTTTAAATTTTATGTTAATTAATGGTCCAAAAAACCCTGAGCTTATTACATTTGGTTTAATCATGATATATATACCTTTCTACCTCTTTTTTGCTTTATTGAAATTTACAACTTCTTATTTTAATAGAGAAGGTGTAGAAGGAGGTTTAAGTTCGTCATGA